The following are encoded together in the Kribbella sp. CA-293567 genome:
- a CDS encoding haloalkane dehalogenase has product MTAEALELLPVLDLRLACRTVGEGRPVVFVHGNPTSSYLWRKVMSPRLGRCIAPDLPGMGNSDAVDGTDPHRYRFTTHQRYFDAFLDALHLDLDQPIVLVGHDWGGVLATSWARRHPDDVAGIAYLETLVAPVTWDSPNAPSPDLFQPLRGPAGEHLILTDNIFIEQVLQAGTLRHLSDHDLAAYRRPYLEPGESRRPMLTWAQEIPIDGEPADVHQIVTANARWMATCDVPKLFINGSPGALLTGPLREFCRDWPAQQEITVKGSHFLPEDSPAEIETALARWIPTLG; this is encoded by the coding sequence ATGACCGCCGAAGCGCTCGAGTTGCTCCCCGTCCTGGACCTCCGGCTCGCCTGCCGAACGGTTGGCGAGGGCCGACCGGTGGTGTTCGTCCACGGCAACCCGACGTCGTCGTACCTCTGGCGGAAGGTGATGAGCCCGCGCCTCGGTCGTTGCATCGCACCCGACCTGCCCGGCATGGGCAACTCCGACGCGGTAGACGGCACCGACCCACACCGGTACCGGTTCACCACCCACCAGCGGTACTTCGACGCCTTCCTCGACGCCCTGCACCTGGACCTGGACCAGCCCATCGTGCTCGTCGGACACGACTGGGGTGGCGTGCTCGCCACCAGCTGGGCCCGCCGTCATCCGGACGACGTCGCCGGAATCGCCTACCTCGAGACCCTCGTCGCGCCGGTCACCTGGGACAGCCCCAACGCTCCCAGCCCGGACCTCTTCCAACCACTCCGCGGCCCAGCGGGCGAGCACCTGATCCTGACCGACAACATCTTCATCGAACAAGTCCTTCAGGCCGGCACTCTGCGGCATCTGAGTGACCATGACCTCGCGGCGTACCGGCGCCCCTACCTCGAACCTGGTGAATCACGCCGCCCGATGCTCACCTGGGCCCAGGAAATCCCCATCGACGGCGAACCCGCCGACGTCCATCAGATCGTCACCGCCAACGCCCGATGGATGGCGACCTGCGACGTACCCAAGCTGTTCATCAACGGCTCCCCCGGTGCACTGCTCACCGGCCCACTGCGTGAGTTCTGCCGCGACTGGCCGGCCCAGCAGGAGATCACAGTCAAGGGATCCCACTTCCTGCCCGAGGACTCCCCAGCAGAGATCGAGACCGCGCTGGCACGCTGGATCCCGACCCTTGGCTGA
- a CDS encoding NADP-dependent oxidoreductase: MRAARFHKYGGAESLVIEQAPDPQPGVGEIRIRVAAASVNPIDWKLRAGDLQQLIPLELPAIPGRDAAGVVDDIGDGVHGVSIGDRVFGLGGVIGATAELVVLSAWAHSPDIWNDEQAAAAGLASVTAMRGLNALGSLAGRTLLVEGAAGGVGSAAVEIAVARGATVIGTASERNHEFLTALGAVPTTYGPGLAQRLFALAPRGVDVALDTAASGSLDDLVAITDDPTRVATVADHASGQRLGTHVVNAENDSTVLSAAAELGRQGRYTPRIEQAYSLERIADAHAHAERGRTRGKIVICI; the protein is encoded by the coding sequence ATGCGCGCAGCCCGGTTCCACAAGTACGGCGGAGCAGAGAGCCTGGTGATCGAGCAGGCCCCCGATCCGCAGCCCGGAGTTGGTGAGATCCGTATCCGCGTCGCGGCGGCCAGCGTCAATCCCATCGACTGGAAACTGCGCGCCGGCGACCTGCAGCAGCTGATTCCCCTGGAGCTACCCGCCATTCCCGGGCGCGACGCCGCCGGGGTGGTCGACGACATCGGTGACGGAGTGCACGGCGTGAGTATCGGCGACCGCGTCTTCGGGCTGGGCGGTGTCATCGGCGCAACCGCGGAGCTGGTCGTCCTCTCGGCCTGGGCCCACTCCCCCGACATCTGGAACGACGAGCAGGCCGCGGCCGCTGGTCTCGCGTCTGTGACCGCGATGCGCGGCCTGAACGCGCTCGGCTCCCTCGCGGGGCGCACCCTTCTCGTCGAGGGCGCCGCCGGTGGCGTGGGCAGCGCGGCGGTCGAGATCGCGGTAGCGCGAGGTGCCACTGTGATCGGGACGGCCAGTGAACGCAACCACGAGTTCCTCACCGCACTTGGCGCCGTTCCCACCACCTACGGCCCCGGCCTGGCGCAGCGTCTGTTCGCTCTCGCCCCGCGCGGAGTCGACGTGGCGCTCGACACCGCGGCTTCCGGATCGCTGGACGACCTCGTCGCGATCACAGATGACCCGACGCGCGTCGCGACGGTCGCCGACCATGCGAGCGGACAGCGCCTGGGCACGCACGTGGTCAACGCGGAGAACGATTCCACTGTTCTGTCCGCGGCCGCGGAACTGGGCCGGCAAGGCCGCTACACACCCCGTATCGAACAGGCCTACTCCCTGGAGCGGATCGCCGACGCCCACGCGCACGCCGAGCGAGGGCGCACCCGAGGAAAGATCGTGATCTGCATCTGA
- a CDS encoding DUF1330 domain-containing protein, translated as MSAYLVIEATPADAERFGEYERQSLPLVIKYGGEPLARDTDPLPIERDDRPAIGVIIRFPDKQAVQAYFDSPEYAPLRAFRQSFTQARALVIEG; from the coding sequence ATGAGCGCGTACCTGGTGATCGAAGCAACCCCGGCGGACGCCGAACGGTTCGGCGAGTACGAGCGACAGAGTCTCCCGCTGGTGATCAAGTACGGCGGCGAGCCACTGGCCCGCGACACCGACCCGCTCCCGATCGAGCGCGACGATCGGCCCGCGATCGGCGTCATCATCAGGTTCCCGGACAAGCAGGCCGTCCAGGCGTACTTCGACTCGCCGGAATACGCCCCGCTGCGTGCGTTCCGCCAGTCCTTCACGCAGGCTCGCGCCTTGGTCATCGAGGGCTGA
- a CDS encoding thioredoxin family protein → MSTIDVTDANVDEVTGRDGIVILDFWAEWCPACKLFAPIYEAASDANPDIVFGKVDVEAATKVADSFGIRALPTLAVFRDQVGVYLQAGALPKPDLEDLLEKIRELDMDQVRSDVAKNRVGHAHHH, encoded by the coding sequence ATGTCGACGATCGACGTGACGGACGCGAACGTGGACGAGGTAACGGGTCGCGACGGGATCGTGATTCTCGACTTCTGGGCTGAATGGTGTCCCGCGTGCAAGTTGTTCGCACCGATCTACGAGGCTGCTTCGGACGCCAACCCGGACATCGTGTTCGGCAAGGTGGACGTCGAAGCGGCGACCAAGGTGGCTGACTCGTTCGGTATCCGGGCGCTACCCACCCTGGCGGTCTTCCGCGACCAGGTCGGGGTGTACCTCCAGGCCGGCGCTCTGCCGAAACCCGACCTCGAGGACCTTCTCGAGAAGATCAGGGAGCTCGACATGGACCAGGTTCGCTCCGACGTAGCCAAGAATCGCGTGGGGCATGCCCATCATCACTGA
- a CDS encoding RNA polymerase sigma factor: MVDESAGDAAQWQAMRGGDMAALGVLFDRHADRVHRYCRRAAGGSVDSEDVLSETFIEVWRSRRSFVVREGSALPILLTIAKRVLQKQVRSAERATRRDGRAGDPTLLVVPDIAEDAVRAVELERQRVWLRRQVAAMPVPYRNVYELCVYAELGQDEVARLLGIPLGTVKSRLSRARKNVAEAAQEAFEQHTIEGVF, from the coding sequence ATGGTCGATGAATCCGCGGGTGACGCTGCTCAGTGGCAGGCGATGCGCGGCGGTGATATGGCTGCGCTGGGGGTGCTGTTCGATCGTCATGCGGATCGGGTGCATCGCTATTGCCGGCGGGCGGCGGGGGGATCGGTCGATTCCGAGGACGTGTTGTCGGAGACTTTCATCGAGGTCTGGCGCTCGCGGAGATCGTTCGTGGTGCGTGAAGGATCGGCGTTGCCGATCTTGCTGACGATCGCCAAGCGGGTTCTGCAGAAGCAGGTCCGGAGTGCGGAGCGCGCCACCCGGCGCGACGGGCGTGCAGGTGATCCCACACTGCTGGTGGTGCCGGATATCGCCGAGGACGCTGTGCGGGCAGTCGAGCTCGAGCGGCAGCGTGTGTGGTTGCGGCGGCAGGTGGCCGCGATGCCGGTGCCGTATCGCAATGTCTACGAGCTGTGTGTCTATGCCGAACTGGGCCAGGACGAGGTCGCCCGGCTGCTCGGGATCCCGTTGGGGACGGTGAAGTCTCGGCTCTCCCGTGCACGCAAGAACGTTGCTGAGGCTGCTCAAGAGGCGTTTGAGCAGCACACGATCGAAGGGGTTTTCTGA